From Enterococcus mundtii, the proteins below share one genomic window:
- a CDS encoding helix-turn-helix domain-containing protein, giving the protein MINHVKTPLALGELLNDIRKEKKISTKTIFATGITRPTYYRFVRGEGEISLNNFLKIIDILGIELTEFEEVIPLIKQGSKILENQLAEALAKFDYLEIAKIKTQALDQFVKTDGLGYQYVYWRAGLIHSKFIGDYQEYETLIQQVKTYLNSIDLWTNIELKLFSSITETLNFEEYDYFFKRFLYRRTNHEEVLDPLVLDLLYFGYYETALDSCRKSNVTVATTFILKRTPHRFNYRFRIWRLFLYAAKLTLHGELERGQKKYSRLQKIIAYVFRDEQKGVFEIKTLNTLWEKVEIIAQMSE; this is encoded by the coding sequence ATGATCAACCATGTAAAAACTCCTCTTGCTTTGGGGGAATTATTGAATGATATTAGAAAAGAAAAAAAAATTTCAACAAAAACGATTTTTGCTACAGGAATCACAAGACCTACTTATTATCGCTTTGTTCGCGGAGAAGGTGAAATCAGTCTAAACAATTTTTTAAAAATCATTGACATTCTTGGGATCGAATTAACTGAATTTGAAGAAGTAATCCCTTTGATCAAACAAGGTTCTAAAATTTTAGAAAACCAGTTGGCTGAAGCCCTTGCTAAATTTGACTATCTTGAAATCGCAAAAATAAAAACTCAAGCGTTGGACCAATTTGTTAAAACAGATGGTTTAGGTTATCAATATGTATATTGGCGCGCTGGTCTAATCCACAGCAAGTTCATTGGCGATTATCAAGAATACGAAACATTGATCCAACAAGTAAAAACTTATTTAAATAGTATTGATCTATGGACAAACATCGAGCTAAAACTTTTTTCTTCAATTACGGAAACGCTTAATTTTGAAGAATATGATTATTTTTTTAAACGATTTTTATACCGCAGAACGAATCATGAAGAAGTCTTAGACCCATTAGTCTTGGATCTATTGTATTTTGGGTATTACGAAACAGCCCTAGATTCTTGCCGTAAAAGCAATGTCACCGTTGCAACGACATTTATTTTGAAACGAACACCTCACCGTTTTAATTATCGCTTTCGGATTTGGCGATTATTTTTATATGCTGCAAAACTAACGCTTCATGGTGAATTGGAAAGAGGGCAAAAAAAATATAGTCGATTACAAAAAATCATCGCCTATGTCTTCCGAGACGAACAAAAAGGGGTTTTCGAAATCAAGACACTCAATACCTTATGGGAAAAAGTAGAGATCATTGCACAAATGTCCGAGTAA